One genomic region from Clostridium saccharobutylicum DSM 13864 encodes:
- a CDS encoding ferredoxin → MKAKVDKDTCIACGLCPSICPECFDMEDDGKAGFIVDEAPENVEGEVQEAAESCPVDAISVEK, encoded by the coding sequence ATGAAAGCAAAAGTAGATAAAGATACTTGTATAGCATGTGGACTATGTCCATCTATATGTCCAGAATGCTTTGATATGGAGGATGACGGAAAGGCTGGCTTTATAGTTGATGAAGCACCAGAAAATGTAGAAGGTGAAGTGCAAGAAGCAGCAGAAAGCTGTCCAGTAGATGCAATATCTGTCGAGAAATAA
- a CDS encoding aconitate hydratase produces the protein MGDNLVYKILKSHIVEGELKAGEPIALKIDKTLTQDSTGTMAYLQLEAMGIDRVKTKKSVAFIDHNMLQQGFENADDHKFIQTVASKYGVYFSKPGNGICHQIFLERFSTPGDTLIGSDSHTPTAGGVGMLAMGAGGLDVALAMGGGAYNINTPKVVKIELKGKLNKMVAAKDIILEVLRVLTVKGGVGKVFEYGGEGVKTLSVPERATITNMGAELGATTSIFPSDERTLEFFKAQGREEDWMEFKPDADAVYDEVVTINLNELTPLTAKPHSPDNVAKVSEVGKIKVDQVFIGSCTNSSYEDLMKVAKILKGNKVHPDVSLVIGPGSRQVMEMIARNGALADIISAGARILENSCGPCIGMGQAPGTNGISLRTVNRNFYGRSGTLSGQIYIVSPETAAVSAINGVLTDPTEMDVDITVEMPKEFLIDDSMILEPAPTNAEVEVVRGPNIKPFPVSKPLGEEVDGKVLIKVEDNITTDHIMPSNSKLLPFRSNIPYLAEFCFNTVDTEFPKRAKECNGGFIIAGGNYGQGSSREHAALAPLYLGVKAVIAKSFARIHKANLINNGIIPMEFKNEADYDNIELVDDLKIENIQSALEAGVVTVKNLIKNTEFEAVADLTEKEIAVIRAGGRLNYVKVNS, from the coding sequence ATGGGAGATAATTTAGTTTATAAAATTTTGAAGAGTCACATTGTTGAAGGTGAATTAAAGGCAGGAGAACCAATTGCTTTAAAAATTGATAAAACTTTAACTCAAGATTCAACAGGAACAATGGCATATCTTCAATTAGAAGCTATGGGAATAGATAGAGTAAAGACAAAGAAATCTGTAGCGTTTATAGATCATAATATGTTACAACAAGGTTTTGAAAATGCAGATGATCATAAGTTTATTCAAACTGTGGCATCTAAATACGGAGTGTATTTTTCAAAGCCAGGCAACGGAATATGCCATCAAATCTTTTTAGAAAGATTTTCAACACCAGGAGATACATTAATAGGATCTGATAGTCATACGCCAACAGCAGGTGGTGTTGGTATGCTTGCTATGGGTGCAGGTGGATTAGATGTTGCTCTAGCTATGGGTGGCGGAGCATATAATATAAATACTCCAAAGGTAGTTAAAATTGAACTTAAAGGTAAATTAAATAAGATGGTGGCGGCTAAAGATATTATTCTTGAGGTTTTAAGAGTATTAACTGTTAAAGGCGGAGTAGGCAAAGTATTTGAGTATGGTGGTGAAGGTGTTAAGACTCTTTCAGTACCAGAAAGAGCAACTATAACTAATATGGGAGCAGAACTTGGAGCTACAACTTCAATTTTCCCAAGTGATGAGAGAACATTAGAGTTCTTCAAAGCGCAAGGAAGAGAAGAAGACTGGATGGAATTTAAACCAGATGCAGATGCTGTATATGATGAAGTAGTAACAATTAATTTAAATGAGTTAACTCCACTTACAGCTAAACCACACAGCCCAGATAATGTAGCTAAGGTTAGTGAAGTTGGTAAGATTAAAGTTGATCAAGTATTTATAGGAAGCTGCACTAATTCTTCTTATGAAGACTTAATGAAGGTTGCTAAGATATTAAAGGGTAATAAAGTACATCCAGATGTTAGTTTAGTAATCGGACCTGGCTCAAGACAAGTTATGGAGATGATTGCTAGAAACGGTGCATTAGCAGATATAATTAGTGCGGGAGCAAGAATACTTGAAAATTCTTGTGGACCTTGTATTGGCATGGGGCAAGCACCTGGAACTAATGGAATTTCTCTTAGAACTGTAAATAGAAATTTTTATGGAAGAAGTGGAACTTTATCAGGACAAATATATATTGTAAGTCCAGAAACAGCAGCAGTTTCGGCAATAAATGGAGTTTTAACTGATCCAACAGAAATGGATGTAGATATAACTGTAGAAATGCCTAAAGAATTCTTAATTGATGATTCTATGATTTTAGAACCAGCACCAACTAATGCTGAAGTTGAAGTTGTTAGAGGCCCTAATATTAAGCCATTCCCAGTAAGTAAGCCATTAGGTGAAGAAGTTGATGGTAAAGTGTTAATAAAGGTTGAAGATAATATTACAACTGACCACATTATGCCTTCAAATTCAAAACTATTACCATTTAGATCAAATATTCCTTATCTTGCAGAGTTCTGTTTTAATACAGTTGATACAGAATTCCCTAAGAGAGCAAAAGAATGTAATGGTGGATTTATAATTGCTGGAGGAAACTACGGACAGGGTTCAAGTAGAGAACATGCGGCTTTAGCACCACTATACTTAGGAGTTAAAGCTGTTATAGCTAAATCATTTGCTAGAATTCATAAGGCTAACTTAATAAATAATGGAATAATTCCAATGGAATTTAAGAATGAAGCTGATTATGATAATATTGAATTAGTAGATGATTTAAAAATAGAAAACATTCAAAGTGCTTTAGAAGCAGGTGTTGTAACAGTTAAGAACTTAATTAAGAACACTGAATTTGAAGCAGTAGCTGATTTAACAGAAAAAGAAATTGCTGTTATTAGAGCTGGTGGAAGATTAAATTATGTAAAAGTAAATAGTTAA
- a CDS encoding aldose 1-epimerase family protein, whose translation MIYSLENSIIKITASTHGGEIHSITNKIDGTEYLWDGNPEYWKYHAPILFPIVGKVIDSKYKVEGKTYELPQHGLARTSEFKFISKTDNEIIFELNFSEESLKVYPYKFSLRSIYKLENNTVKVTYSVKNLDNKTIYFSIGTHPAFMYPINSTEKLEDYYLEFNEKESSNRKVLTKEGYLSYNEKECLKSTNTLMLSKELFIDDALVFDNLKSNKITIKSEKSDKSLAVEFDGFPYMGIWAPKDGAPFVCIEPWFGHADYENYNGEFSEKEGIISLDIGKEFSCTYKVTTF comes from the coding sequence ATGATTTATTCTTTAGAAAATTCAATTATTAAAATTACAGCAAGTACTCATGGAGGAGAAATACATTCAATAACTAATAAAATTGATGGGACTGAATATTTATGGGATGGAAATCCTGAGTATTGGAAATATCATGCGCCTATATTGTTTCCTATAGTAGGAAAGGTTATAGACTCAAAATATAAAGTTGAAGGAAAAACATATGAATTACCACAGCATGGATTAGCTAGAACTTCTGAATTTAAATTTATCTCGAAAACAGATAATGAAATAATTTTTGAACTGAATTTTTCGGAAGAATCTCTAAAAGTGTATCCATATAAGTTTTCATTAAGATCAATTTATAAGTTGGAAAATAATACTGTTAAGGTGACATATAGTGTTAAAAATTTAGATAATAAAACAATATATTTTTCAATAGGAACGCACCCGGCATTTATGTATCCTATTAATTCGACTGAAAAATTAGAAGATTATTATCTTGAGTTTAATGAAAAAGAGAGTAGTAATAGGAAGGTTCTTACGAAGGAAGGATATCTATCTTATAACGAAAAAGAATGCTTAAAGTCTACAAATACACTTATGCTATCAAAAGAGTTATTTATAGATGATGCATTGGTATTTGATAATTTAAAATCTAATAAAATAACAATAAAATCAGAGAAGAGCGATAAGTCATTAGCAGTTGAATTTGATGGTTTTCCTTATATGGGAATTTGGGCACCAAAGGATGGAGCACCATTTGTATGTATAGAACCTTGGTTTGGACACGCAGATTATGAAAATTATAATGGGGAGTTCAGTGAAAAAGAAGGCATAATTTCATTAGATATAGGAAAAGAGTTTAGCTGCACGTACAAAGTTACTACATTTTAA
- a CDS encoding Mrp/NBP35 family ATP-binding protein, with protein MGSCEGCPSKDTCKTKGESCPSESLKVSPRYGKIKNVIGVISGKGGVGKSTVTGIMATMLAKKGYKVGVLDADITGPSMPRFFGINKKRALIHPLDNEMVRFDPVETDGGIKVISMNLVTPVEEEPLIWRGAVINGVLKQLFVETNWGELDYLLIDMPPGTGDIALTVMQEFPIDEIVIVSTPQDMVSMIVKKVVIMAQKIGIKIKGVVENMAYINCPDCDKKIRVFSRKSSEENAEYLGLPLIGELPINIELTEALEDGKAEEYVRENALYSLIFEGLY; from the coding sequence ATGGGAAGTTGCGAAGGATGTCCAAGTAAGGATACATGTAAAACTAAAGGAGAAAGTTGTCCATCAGAAAGCTTAAAGGTATCACCAAGATACGGAAAAATAAAAAATGTTATAGGAGTTATAAGTGGAAAAGGAGGCGTTGGTAAGTCAACTGTTACTGGTATTATGGCAACTATGTTAGCTAAAAAAGGCTATAAAGTAGGAGTATTAGATGCAGATATAACAGGACCATCTATGCCAAGATTCTTTGGGATAAACAAGAAGAGAGCACTTATACATCCATTAGATAACGAGATGGTAAGATTTGATCCTGTAGAGACAGATGGAGGAATAAAAGTAATTTCTATGAATCTTGTAACTCCAGTAGAGGAAGAACCTCTTATTTGGAGAGGTGCAGTAATCAATGGAGTGTTGAAGCAATTATTTGTTGAAACAAATTGGGGCGAGCTTGACTATTTACTTATAGATATGCCACCAGGTACAGGAGATATTGCCTTAACTGTAATGCAGGAGTTCCCAATTGATGAGATTGTAATAGTTTCTACACCACAAGATATGGTATCAATGATTGTTAAAAAAGTTGTTATTATGGCTCAAAAGATAGGAATAAAAATTAAAGGTGTAGTAGAAAATATGGCTTATATAAATTGTCCGGATTGTGATAAGAAAATAAGAGTATTTAGCAGAAAATCTTCAGAAGAAAATGCAGAATATTTAGGATTGCCTTTAATAGGTGAGTTACCAATTAATATTGAACTTACAGAAGCTTTAGAAGATGGTAAGGCTGAGGAATATGTTAGAGAAAATGCGTTATATTCATTAATATTTGAAGGATTGTATTAA
- a CDS encoding DegV family protein produces the protein MEKIALITDSACDISADIAKENNIKILPFKIIFSNKEYDDGIDITPNMLYELLKKEIPTTSLPSVDRFTNALNEAKNVGYTHAIIITISSGLSGAYNAARLAAENVSGIQTFVFDSMTLTMSQGAIVLETANLIKEGKPFKEIIDILPTLKNKIDVFFTIDTLEYLKKGGRIGKVAGTIADALNLKPIITVGNDGIYHTVCKIRGIKQSISRLATLLKPYLENNKCKVWVLDGNAPDKAEMLYDSIKDLPNLVECTLGGMIGPALGVHTGPGLVGFIVENID, from the coding sequence ATGGAGAAAATTGCATTAATAACAGATAGTGCTTGTGATATAAGTGCTGATATTGCAAAGGAAAATAATATTAAAATACTACCTTTCAAAATTATTTTTTCCAATAAAGAATATGACGATGGTATTGATATAACTCCAAATATGCTTTATGAGTTACTAAAAAAAGAAATTCCTACAACATCGTTACCTAGTGTTGATAGATTTACTAATGCATTAAATGAAGCAAAAAATGTTGGATATACTCATGCAATTATAATAACTATATCAAGTGGTCTTTCAGGAGCTTATAACGCAGCAAGATTAGCAGCTGAAAATGTTTCTGGAATACAAACTTTCGTGTTTGATTCTATGACATTAACTATGTCTCAGGGTGCAATAGTACTTGAAACTGCAAATTTAATTAAAGAAGGTAAACCTTTTAAAGAAATTATAGATATATTACCTACGCTCAAAAATAAAATAGATGTATTTTTCACAATAGATACATTAGAATATCTAAAAAAAGGCGGTAGAATAGGTAAAGTTGCTGGAACTATAGCTGATGCACTCAATCTTAAACCTATTATAACTGTAGGTAATGATGGAATATATCACACAGTTTGCAAAATAAGAGGAATTAAACAATCAATATCTAGATTAGCTACTTTGTTAAAACCTTATTTAGAAAATAACAAATGTAAAGTCTGGGTATTAGATGGCAATGCTCCTGATAAAGCTGAAATGTTATATGATTCAATTAAAGACCTTCCTAATTTAGTGGAATGTACCCTTGGAGGAATGATTGGCCCTGCACTTGGTGTTCATACCGGCCCTGGTCTTGTTGGATTCATTGTAGAAAATATAGATTAA
- a CDS encoding prolipoprotein diacylglyceryl transferase, which translates to MRIILFEIFGIQIKSYGLMIAIGIIVAATLLINKAKKRGFDEDSLLNLIILAVIGGVIGGKLLFIITEIKSIIKDPSILLNFGYGFVIYGAICGGALSIYLYCNHKKWNVIEILDMTVPVLAIAQGFGRIGCFLAGCCYGAETNLPIGVKFPTGSLAPAGVLLHPTQIYSSIFDFALGIFLLYYSRKKRTNGKVIGFYLVIYSIGRFLVEFLRNDPRGNVGILSTSQFIAIFTLMLGIVILNTKMLFKGAKKSIEEK; encoded by the coding sequence ATGCGGATAATACTATTTGAGATATTTGGGATACAAATAAAGAGTTATGGATTAATGATTGCTATAGGAATAATAGTAGCAGCAACTTTACTTATAAATAAGGCTAAGAAAAGAGGATTTGATGAGGACTCATTATTAAATTTAATTATTTTAGCTGTGATAGGTGGAGTAATTGGTGGAAAACTGTTATTCATAATTACTGAAATTAAAAGTATTATAAAAGATCCGAGCATATTGTTGAATTTTGGATATGGCTTTGTAATTTATGGCGCTATATGTGGTGGAGCTTTATCCATATATCTATATTGTAATCATAAAAAATGGAATGTGATTGAAATATTAGATATGACAGTTCCAGTACTAGCAATAGCACAAGGTTTTGGTCGGATTGGATGTTTTTTAGCAGGATGTTGCTATGGGGCGGAAACTAATTTGCCTATAGGTGTCAAATTTCCAACAGGATCTCTTGCACCAGCGGGAGTGCTTTTACATCCAACTCAAATTTATTCGTCTATTTTTGATTTTGCATTAGGAATTTTCCTTTTATATTATTCAAGAAAGAAGAGAACAAATGGGAAAGTAATAGGATTTTATTTAGTTATATATAGTATAGGAAGATTTTTAGTAGAATTTTTAAGGAATGATCCAAGGGGGAATGTTGGAATTCTTTCTACATCACAGTTTATTGCAATATTTACTTTGATGCTTGGAATTGTTATTCTTAATACTAAAATGTTATTTAAAGGAGCGAAGAAAAGCATTGAAGAAAAGTAG
- a CDS encoding anaerobic ribonucleoside triphosphate reductase, whose amino-acid sequence MLYVVKRDGREVEFNADKITQAIKGSGNEIGLILKESEVLDTVQTVITYIESEYKKTITVEQIQNFVEKALREEGYKDIAIAYSSYRKERTKVREIKSDLMRAIRQIGVETDRDNANVGNNFSSKLLRIASESNKWNTLAIMPKNLAKAHETGDLYYHDLDSYNLTVNCLHIPTREMLEGGFNTGYGTINAPKRIETAAELSCILLQSTQNDMFGGQSHPDFDNDMGIFVEPTREEIRRELEELDIPREKIESILERKVRDKVRQAMQGVVYNLNTMHSRAGSQVPFSSINIGLPTSADAALVCEVFLIEYEKGLGKGEQPIFPNIIFRVKSGVNREEDDPYFYLYKLACRVAAKRMNPTFMNIDADFNKEYYDKGYVPATMGCRTYLMKNINGEPGCKGRGNIAPTTINLPRIGLQAKGSIDKFFEILDARLNLSKESLMHRYGVLKNLKVKDLPFVAGQGLMKGSEGLGPDDSIEPILKQGTWGIGFIGLAETLVALVGKHQGEDDNARELGIKVIEHIRQYCDRLTEETRLNWSCYATPAEGLSGKFIKQDKKIFGIIKGVTDKDYYTNSYHVPVGYAISIKDKIDIEAPYHKLCNGGHISYIEVDDSPDEQTVMDIINYAYRNTNISYMGINFHIRYCRECGTYLHDNEAKCPSCGSTDIQGVSRVTGYLSLDERFGPGKYHEREDRISHTEGHKHHY is encoded by the coding sequence ATGCTATATGTTGTAAAAAGGGACGGCAGAGAGGTCGAATTTAATGCCGATAAAATAACTCAAGCTATTAAGGGCTCAGGGAATGAAATCGGTTTGATTTTAAAAGAAAGCGAAGTTCTAGATACGGTTCAAACTGTAATTACTTATATTGAATCAGAATATAAAAAGACTATAACTGTAGAACAAATACAAAATTTTGTTGAAAAAGCATTAAGAGAAGAAGGGTATAAAGATATAGCAATAGCTTATTCTTCATATAGAAAAGAAAGAACAAAAGTTAGAGAGATAAAATCAGATTTAATGAGAGCAATTCGCCAAATTGGTGTTGAAACAGATAGAGATAATGCAAATGTAGGTAACAATTTTAGTTCAAAGTTACTAAGAATAGCTTCGGAATCAAATAAGTGGAATACATTAGCTATAATGCCTAAAAATTTAGCTAAAGCTCATGAAACAGGAGATTTATATTATCATGATTTGGACAGTTATAATTTAACTGTAAATTGTCTTCATATTCCAACTAGAGAAATGCTAGAAGGTGGATTTAACACTGGATATGGAACAATTAATGCTCCTAAGAGAATAGAAACAGCTGCTGAGTTATCATGTATTTTATTACAATCAACTCAAAATGATATGTTTGGTGGTCAATCACATCCTGATTTTGATAATGACATGGGTATATTTGTAGAACCTACAAGAGAAGAAATCAGAAGAGAATTAGAAGAGTTAGATATTCCAAGAGAAAAAATAGAATCTATACTTGAAAGAAAAGTAAGAGACAAAGTTCGACAAGCAATGCAAGGCGTTGTATATAATCTTAACACAATGCATTCTAGAGCTGGTTCTCAAGTACCATTTAGTTCAATTAATATAGGTTTACCTACTAGTGCAGATGCAGCATTGGTATGTGAAGTATTTTTAATAGAATATGAAAAGGGATTAGGAAAGGGAGAACAACCAATTTTCCCAAACATAATTTTCAGAGTTAAGAGTGGAGTTAATAGAGAAGAGGATGATCCGTATTTCTATTTATATAAATTAGCATGTAGAGTTGCTGCTAAGAGAATGAATCCAACATTTATGAATATAGATGCAGATTTTAATAAAGAATATTATGATAAAGGATATGTTCCAGCAACTATGGGTTGTAGAACTTACCTTATGAAGAATATAAATGGAGAGCCAGGATGTAAAGGTAGGGGGAATATAGCGCCAACTACTATAAATCTTCCAAGAATAGGGTTACAAGCAAAAGGAAGTATAGATAAATTCTTTGAAATATTAGATGCAAGATTAAATTTATCAAAGGAATCATTAATGCATAGATATGGAGTATTAAAGAATCTAAAGGTTAAGGATTTACCATTTGTAGCTGGTCAAGGATTAATGAAGGGATCAGAAGGATTAGGCCCAGATGATTCTATTGAACCAATATTGAAACAAGGTACATGGGGAATTGGATTTATAGGACTTGCAGAAACTTTAGTAGCTCTAGTAGGTAAACATCAAGGTGAAGATGATAATGCTAGAGAATTAGGAATAAAAGTAATTGAGCATATAAGACAATATTGTGATAGATTAACAGAAGAAACTAGGTTAAATTGGAGTTGTTATGCCACTCCAGCAGAAGGTCTTTCAGGAAAGTTTATAAAGCAAGATAAAAAGATATTTGGAATAATTAAAGGTGTAACAGATAAAGATTATTATACAAATAGTTATCATGTTCCAGTAGGATATGCAATATCAATTAAAGATAAAATAGATATTGAAGCACCATATCACAAACTTTGCAATGGTGGACATATAAGCTATATTGAAGTAGATGATTCACCAGATGAACAAACAGTAATGGATATAATTAATTATGCATATAGAAATACTAATATAAGCTATATGGGTATTAATTTCCACATAAGATATTGTAGAGAATGTGGAACATATTTACATGATAATGAAGCTAAGTGCCCAAGTTGCGGAAGCACTGATATACAAGGTGTATCAAGGGTTACAGGATATTTAAGCTTGGATGAAAGATTTGGTCCAGGTAAATATCATGAAAGAGAAGATAGAATATCTCATACTGAAGGACATAAACATCATTATTAA
- the nifV gene encoding homocitrate synthase, translated as MAVNNLESGKKVTIVDTTLRDGEQTAGVVFANEEKIVIAEMLSELGVDQLEVGIPTMGGDEKAAIKEIVKRNLKSSIMAWNRAVIGDIEQSIDCGVDAVAISISVSDIHIQHKLKTSREWVLENMIKSVEFAKKNGLYVSVNGEDASRADKEFLVKFINEAKKAGANRFRYCDTVGIMEPFKLRDDIKYLYDSTGFDIEMHTHNDFGMATANAVAGIKGGASHVGVTVNGLGERAGNAALEEVVMALMLVYGYKGENINTQMFREVSEYVSRASGRELPIWKAIVGTNMFAHESGIHADGAIKDPKNYEAFDPAIVGLERQIVIGKHSGRAAIINKFREYNMELTDDEAKGILELVRSTSVRLKRTLFDKEVVQLYKEYKRRLKEN; from the coding sequence ATGGCAGTTAATAATTTAGAAAGTGGTAAGAAAGTTACAATTGTAGATACTACTCTTAGAGATGGGGAGCAAACAGCAGGAGTAGTTTTTGCTAATGAAGAAAAGATTGTAATAGCAGAAATGTTAAGTGAGTTAGGCGTTGACCAGTTGGAAGTAGGAATTCCTACAATGGGCGGAGACGAAAAAGCTGCAATAAAAGAAATTGTAAAGAGAAATTTAAAGTCTAGTATAATGGCATGGAATAGAGCTGTAATTGGAGACATAGAACAATCAATAGATTGTGGAGTTGATGCAGTAGCTATTTCAATATCAGTATCAGATATACACATTCAACACAAGCTAAAAACTTCTAGAGAATGGGTGCTAGAAAATATGATTAAGTCTGTGGAATTTGCTAAGAAAAATGGTCTTTATGTATCAGTTAATGGTGAGGATGCATCTAGAGCAGATAAAGAATTTTTAGTTAAGTTTATAAATGAGGCTAAAAAAGCAGGAGCAAATAGATTTAGATATTGTGATACAGTAGGAATTATGGAGCCATTTAAGTTAAGAGATGATATTAAATACCTTTATGATAGTACTGGATTTGATATAGAAATGCATACACATAATGATTTTGGTATGGCAACAGCTAATGCTGTAGCAGGAATTAAGGGTGGAGCATCACATGTTGGAGTAACTGTAAATGGTCTTGGAGAAAGAGCTGGTAATGCAGCTTTAGAAGAAGTTGTAATGGCTCTAATGCTTGTTTATGGATATAAAGGTGAAAATATAAATACTCAAATGTTTAGAGAAGTATCAGAATATGTTTCAAGAGCATCAGGTAGAGAACTTCCAATATGGAAAGCAATAGTTGGAACTAATATGTTTGCACATGAATCTGGAATTCATGCTGATGGAGCAATTAAAGATCCTAAAAATTATGAGGCTTTTGATCCAGCAATAGTTGGACTTGAAAGACAAATAGTTATAGGAAAGCATTCCGGAAGAGCAGCAATAATAAATAAATTTAGAGAATATAATATGGAACTTACAGATGATGAAGCAAAGGGAATATTGGAACTTGTAAGATCTACATCAGTTAGATTAAAAAGAACTTTATTTGATAAAGAAGTAGTTCAATTATATAAGGAATATAAAAGAAGATTAAAGGAAAACTAA
- a CDS encoding DNA-3-methyladenine glycosylase, giving the protein MTLDKKFYKQGALTLAKELLGKVVVRRIDDVILRGKIVETEAYIGEIDKASHAYNGRRTERTEPLFREGGIAYVYFIYGKYYCFNVISGLEDKGEGVLIRALEPLNEFDYLAGKRFNQSYNELSEAKKKAITNGPSKLCMAFSIDKSENYIKLYEKGDFYIEDGEEEKFEIVEAKRIGIDYAEEAIDFPWRFYIKGNKYVSVNKQSLIVNETEVKK; this is encoded by the coding sequence TTGACTTTAGATAAGAAATTTTATAAGCAAGGGGCATTAACTTTAGCTAAGGAACTTCTAGGTAAAGTTGTTGTGAGAAGAATTGATGATGTGATTTTAAGAGGAAAGATTGTTGAAACAGAAGCTTACATTGGTGAAATTGATAAGGCATCTCACGCTTATAATGGGCGAAGAACAGAAAGAACAGAACCTTTATTTAGAGAAGGTGGTATTGCATATGTATATTTCATTTATGGAAAATACTATTGCTTTAACGTTATAAGTGGTCTTGAAGATAAAGGTGAGGGAGTTTTAATACGGGCACTAGAGCCTTTAAATGAATTTGATTATCTTGCTGGAAAGAGATTTAATCAAAGTTATAATGAATTATCAGAAGCTAAGAAAAAAGCAATTACAAATGGTCCTTCAAAATTATGTATGGCATTTTCTATAGATAAATCGGAGAATTATATAAAATTATATGAAAAAGGTGATTTTTATATAGAGGATGGAGAAGAAGAAAAATTTGAAATAGTTGAAGCAAAGAGAATTGGAATTGATTATGCAGAAGAAGCTATAGATTTTCCATGGAGATTTTATATAAAGGGCAATAAATATGTTTCTGTAAATAAACAATCTCTAATAGTTAATGAGACAGAAGTAAAAAAATAA
- the nrdG gene encoding anaerobic ribonucleoside-triphosphate reductase activating protein yields MEKTIRLSGIAYESLVNGPGMRRVFFAQGCKHNCKGCFNPDTHDFNGGEERNMDELIKDTLDNQILRGVTFSGGDPWEQADKFAYMAKTFKENGLSIWSYTGYTFEYIIKHQNEYKGWTDLLNNIDVLVDGRFEEEKKKDGLKFKGSENQRIIDVKESLKLSSIITIEY; encoded by the coding sequence ATGGAAAAGACTATAAGACTATCTGGAATAGCTTATGAAAGTTTAGTTAATGGACCAGGAATGAGAAGAGTATTTTTTGCTCAAGGATGTAAACATAATTGTAAAGGCTGTTTCAATCCGGATACTCATGATTTTAATGGTGGAGAAGAAAGAAACATGGATGAATTAATAAAGGATACGTTAGATAATCAAATTTTAAGAGGAGTTACATTTAGTGGAGGAGATCCATGGGAACAGGCTGATAAATTTGCATATATGGCAAAGACATTTAAAGAAAATGGATTAAGTATTTGGAGCTATACAGGATACACATTTGAATATATTATTAAACATCAAAATGAATATAAGGGTTGGACAGATTTACTAAATAATATAGATGTATTGGTAGATGGTAGATTTGAAGAAGAAAAAAAGAAAGATGGACTTAAATTTAAAGGATCAGAAAATCAAAGAATAATAGATGTTAAAGAAAGTTTAAAATTAAGCAGTATAATTACAATAGAATATTAA
- the thiT gene encoding energy-coupled thiamine transporter ThiT — MQIFNDWYKQFSTLFQNFSQNIQAIIASPLSITTLIGCVILLIILVKVKKINFTPQLIARIGIALALATILKMLRLYHFPQGGSITLGSMVPILLIAFMYGPRVGFLTGFLYGIITLIMDPYILHPVQVLFDYPLPFMALGIAGCFNNKKWLGVTLAVFVRFLCHFISGVAFFGSLAPAGMSPALYSLIINGPMLGIEYIICLVIISILPIERIIHASSLNTMS; from the coding sequence ATGCAAATTTTTAATGATTGGTACAAACAATTTTCTACTCTTTTCCAAAACTTTTCACAAAACATTCAAGCTATAATTGCAAGTCCATTATCCATTACAACTTTAATTGGTTGTGTAATATTACTCATAATATTAGTTAAAGTTAAAAAAATCAACTTTACTCCTCAACTTATTGCTAGAATTGGCATAGCTTTGGCTTTAGCTACAATACTGAAAATGCTCAGATTATATCATTTTCCACAAGGTGGTAGTATTACATTAGGTAGCATGGTTCCAATATTACTTATAGCATTTATGTACGGACCAAGAGTAGGATTTCTAACAGGATTTCTTTACGGAATAATAACACTTATTATGGATCCATACATTCTGCATCCAGTTCAAGTTTTATTTGATTATCCATTACCCTTTATGGCATTAGGTATAGCAGGATGCTTTAATAATAAAAAATGGCTTGGGGTTACCTTAGCTGTTTTTGTTAGATTTTTGTGTCATTTTATTTCTGGAGTTGCTTTCTTTGGTTCACTTGCACCCGCTGGAATGTCTCCTGCTTTATATTCATTAATAATTAATGGACCTATGCTAGGAATAGAATACATTATATGCTTAGTAATCATATCTATTCTTCCTATTGAAAGAATAATACACGCATCTTCACTTAATACCATGAGTTAG